From a region of the Manduca sexta isolate Smith_Timp_Sample1 chromosome 19, JHU_Msex_v1.0, whole genome shotgun sequence genome:
- the LOC115440960 gene encoding uncharacterized protein LOC115440960 isoform X1, translating into MGYRDLLLVCATVLYLYSFVVATQDIPVTTDRAGGTLGLKIPPTSFTCQGRAAGYYADLETGCQVYHMCDGLGRQFSYTCPNTTLFQQRMLICDHWYMVNCSMSERDYNANLLIGQRDKPFVSDEEMRLRTPRPDILSVPLNNNYYDGLKEAEAKFPLHPGNSIVGVADTISDEDDNGLDSGKRNYRPPTSWSMRNRRPNVAINVNDIDSIAGAASQDPGPTIRPVTKVQDIPVYAGVPITVPSKELSPPLLPTTTEAVSEEDLPTTTDVVYNFIRRFDPNSPDSLKTAISKSEILDLNKHLPEGQVSSEDERTPRKNKNFDKNLNNFHSDNDKSFTERTRFDTVNIKSNPTESVTTVPQVPTPDRVLLPPKTDYAPLPSTTMGPPIYYEWKWAVPAFELELPKEGNITNSTNTQRTRSIGKSPFSTVTRYTIPDEDATPKPRDVEYNISSYFVPDYVFPLDKSHPGYEDDDAQTSFQVQVSRPGRSSYGENPECPQCHPAYLKAGTCEPCIVKR; encoded by the exons GGAGGTACATTAGGACTTAAAATACCACCTACAAGCTTCACATGCCAGGGTCGAGCGGCGGGGTATTATGCCGATCTTGAAACTGGATGTCAG GTATACCACATGTGCGACGGGCTAGGTCGTCAGTTCAGCTACACGTGTCCAAACACCACGCTGTTCCAGCAACGCATGCTCATCTGCGACCACTGGTACATGGTGAACTGCTCCATGTCCGAGAGGGATTATAACGCCAACCTGCTTATTG GTCAACGGGACAAACCGTTTGTATCAGACGAGGAGATGCGCCTGCGCACGCCGCGACCCGACATCCTCTCCGTGCcactaaataacaattattacgACGGACTTAAGGAAGCTGAGGCCAAG TTTCCTCTACACCCCGGCAACAGCATCGTGGGCGTCGCTGATACCATCTCCGACGAAGATGACAACGGTCTAGACAGCGGGAAACGCAACTACAGACCACCGACCTCCTGGTCAATGAGGAACAGGCGACCCAACGTAGCCATCAACGTAAATGACATCGACAGCATCGCTGGCGCTGCCTCCCAAGACCCCGGACCCACCATCAGACCAGTGACAAAGGTCCAGGATATCCCAGTCTATGCAGGAGTACCAATCACAGTACCAAGCAAGGAACTAAGCCCGCCTTTACTCCCAACAACTACAGAAGCAGTTTCAGAAGAAGATTTACCTACCACTACTGATGTTGTGTACAACTTTATCAGACGTTTTGATCCCAACTCCCCCGATTCTTTGAAGACTGCCATTAGTAAATCAGAAATTTTGGATCTTAACAAACATTTACCAGAGGGTCAAGTCAGTTCTGAAGATGAACGCACTCCTAGAAAGAATAAGAATTTCGATAAAAATCTGAACAATTTCCACAGTGATAATGACAAGAGTTTTACTGAGCGAACGAGGTTTGACACTGTTAATATTAAGTCCAACCCTACTGAGAGTGTGACTACTGTACCTCAAGTTCCAACCCCGGATAGAGTTCTGTTGCCTCCTAAAACAGACTACGCACCTCTCCCATCAACTACTATGGGACCACCTATTTACTACGAATGGAAGTGGGCCGTCCCAGCCTTTGAACTTGAATTACCCAAAGAAGGTAACATAACTAATTCAACCAATACTCAACGCACCAGGTCCATAGGAAAAAGTCCATTCAGCACCGTCACTCGATACACAATCCCAGACGAAGATGCGACTCCGAAACCCCGTGATGTCGAATACAACATCAGCTCGTATTTTGTCCCAGACTACGTGTTTCCTCTGGACAAATCTCACCCAGGGTATGAGGACGATGATGCCCAAACCTCGTTCCAAGTTCAAGTGTCACGACCGGGCAGGTCGAGTTATGGTGAGAACCCTGAGTGTCCACAATGCCACCCGGCATATTTGAAGGCTGGTACGTGTGAGCCATGCATTGTGAAGCGGTAA
- the LOC115440960 gene encoding uncharacterized protein LOC115440960 isoform X2, producing the protein MGYRDLLLVCATVLYLYSFVVATQGGTLGLKIPPTSFTCQGRAAGYYADLETGCQVYHMCDGLGRQFSYTCPNTTLFQQRMLICDHWYMVNCSMSERDYNANLLIGQRDKPFVSDEEMRLRTPRPDILSVPLNNNYYDGLKEAEAKFPLHPGNSIVGVADTISDEDDNGLDSGKRNYRPPTSWSMRNRRPNVAINVNDIDSIAGAASQDPGPTIRPVTKVQDIPVYAGVPITVPSKELSPPLLPTTTEAVSEEDLPTTTDVVYNFIRRFDPNSPDSLKTAISKSEILDLNKHLPEGQVSSEDERTPRKNKNFDKNLNNFHSDNDKSFTERTRFDTVNIKSNPTESVTTVPQVPTPDRVLLPPKTDYAPLPSTTMGPPIYYEWKWAVPAFELELPKEGNITNSTNTQRTRSIGKSPFSTVTRYTIPDEDATPKPRDVEYNISSYFVPDYVFPLDKSHPGYEDDDAQTSFQVQVSRPGRSSYGENPECPQCHPAYLKAGTCEPCIVKR; encoded by the exons GGAGGTACATTAGGACTTAAAATACCACCTACAAGCTTCACATGCCAGGGTCGAGCGGCGGGGTATTATGCCGATCTTGAAACTGGATGTCAG GTATACCACATGTGCGACGGGCTAGGTCGTCAGTTCAGCTACACGTGTCCAAACACCACGCTGTTCCAGCAACGCATGCTCATCTGCGACCACTGGTACATGGTGAACTGCTCCATGTCCGAGAGGGATTATAACGCCAACCTGCTTATTG GTCAACGGGACAAACCGTTTGTATCAGACGAGGAGATGCGCCTGCGCACGCCGCGACCCGACATCCTCTCCGTGCcactaaataacaattattacgACGGACTTAAGGAAGCTGAGGCCAAG TTTCCTCTACACCCCGGCAACAGCATCGTGGGCGTCGCTGATACCATCTCCGACGAAGATGACAACGGTCTAGACAGCGGGAAACGCAACTACAGACCACCGACCTCCTGGTCAATGAGGAACAGGCGACCCAACGTAGCCATCAACGTAAATGACATCGACAGCATCGCTGGCGCTGCCTCCCAAGACCCCGGACCCACCATCAGACCAGTGACAAAGGTCCAGGATATCCCAGTCTATGCAGGAGTACCAATCACAGTACCAAGCAAGGAACTAAGCCCGCCTTTACTCCCAACAACTACAGAAGCAGTTTCAGAAGAAGATTTACCTACCACTACTGATGTTGTGTACAACTTTATCAGACGTTTTGATCCCAACTCCCCCGATTCTTTGAAGACTGCCATTAGTAAATCAGAAATTTTGGATCTTAACAAACATTTACCAGAGGGTCAAGTCAGTTCTGAAGATGAACGCACTCCTAGAAAGAATAAGAATTTCGATAAAAATCTGAACAATTTCCACAGTGATAATGACAAGAGTTTTACTGAGCGAACGAGGTTTGACACTGTTAATATTAAGTCCAACCCTACTGAGAGTGTGACTACTGTACCTCAAGTTCCAACCCCGGATAGAGTTCTGTTGCCTCCTAAAACAGACTACGCACCTCTCCCATCAACTACTATGGGACCACCTATTTACTACGAATGGAAGTGGGCCGTCCCAGCCTTTGAACTTGAATTACCCAAAGAAGGTAACATAACTAATTCAACCAATACTCAACGCACCAGGTCCATAGGAAAAAGTCCATTCAGCACCGTCACTCGATACACAATCCCAGACGAAGATGCGACTCCGAAACCCCGTGATGTCGAATACAACATCAGCTCGTATTTTGTCCCAGACTACGTGTTTCCTCTGGACAAATCTCACCCAGGGTATGAGGACGATGATGCCCAAACCTCGTTCCAAGTTCAAGTGTCACGACCGGGCAGGTCGAGTTATGGTGAGAACCCTGAGTGTCCACAATGCCACCCGGCATATTTGAAGGCTGGTACGTGTGAGCCATGCATTGTGAAGCGGTAA
- the LOC115441464 gene encoding uncharacterized protein LOC115441464 translates to MNKLNPLAGLVGYGDSDDDSDDGAPSSVRMPNANMAVAHGAYPELPLHPPGVHPAPISHCPWSACYDESSGFTYYWNQLTNAVTWEAPPEYLLALKLAQQQLHAQGTSEVSAEEWQLYQQVLAEKQGTQGKVPVKPGAKVKTTQKSPAEKTNDKKRKLSEVEEEKIELITSYHNSDSESNDEPDSPVKTAPPPPAKVSKTAKKPKSKPVMQYGPALPPDQNYTTPIGPEMPQELHEVKEKSPLPPESKTENAVPKLEENSSTIIVDNEDSQDESALLTKLKDKAQLLERLGGEIPSELHKIIYDDYQSSNKSKESLDAIDNIDDLLNEIEKKELPKIKAKKSDKYIDVDAKSPKSREVTPPTEAKPLFPSVQNISEVNIPHVNDDDQKSTDKSEIINVSEKKGANLYLMNTDVTMENTQRKKLRISNSVLPERMRNESPVYTTKYAQSIDGFTSERTGLGFNKEDQDDESPKNTTSHGNTISYGNGLTFTKGETLNEEKRDEDLDDLTELVEAKLKYLNQLQPCILTPVQEMLIQMQTLAGAYRAGALCGRWWRRRAQGAARALRHHEAAAAPPGWTLAFQRYDPHRPPDTTSHDVSPPPSACGRVSTFPTDYAYCVDSSPDADYSQSVFILRNTIFVCLNFISTVIFLSSILFNSINYIILHCYLKIELTSLYKYLINITNHILCQKLGIVLRSDIKKEEVGDTVWSSRRGLERNHFISIKFMFFLLQHNNIISNIPVIRLFSKYKLKMTSAVKFQDIRFSSPLPVYCQCVFVLHRSEGRYQYRRESDGLVQWEYPAVADTDMDICTTPPHPGIDGKEEAPPLPCSPAHLAPPPPPPPAPPRRPRPAPSLAPPPPPAPPSWRAQTPPPPAWSDPPPPGCDDLPPLPTESKREISDELMSFYNDIAELEKTTSEPPTASNSREPTPPSIEHKEKDKDREKEREKEKKRERDRLKEKERDREKDRDRKDKESKVSKKKSKVKISTSMGLKHKSVSSLVAKWQQVAEEINSD, encoded by the exons atgaataaattaaacccGTTAGCTGGTTTAGTCGGCTATGGAGATTCCGACGACGACTCCGACGATGGGGCGCCGAGTTCTGTTCGAATGCCTAACGCTAACATGGCTGTTGCTCACGGGGCATATCCAGAGCTGCCGTTGCACCCCCCAGGAGTACATCCAGCACCTATATCACACTGTC CCTGGTCAGCATGTTATGATGAGAGTAGTGGTTTTACATACTACTGGAACCAACTCACCAACGCTGTGACGTGGGAAGCACCACCGGAATACCTACTTGCCCTGAAATTGGCACAGCAGCAGTTGCATGCACAAG GAACTTCAGAAGTGTCAGCAGAAGAATGGCAACTGTACCAACAAGTCTTAGCTGAGAAACAAGGGACCCAAGGCAAGGTGCCTGTGAAACCAGGTGCCAAAGTAAAGACAACTCAGAAATCACCAGCTGAAAAGACTAATGACAAGAAACGTAAATTAAGTGAAGTGGAGGAAGA gaaaataGAACTAATCACATCATATCACAATTCGGACTCGGAATCTAATGACGAACCTGATAGTCCTGTGAAGACTGCACCACCGCCACCTGCAAAGGTATCCAAAACTGCCAAAAAGCCAAAGTCAAAACCTGTAATGCAATATGGGCCAGCGTTACCTCCAGATCAAAATTACACTACTCCCATAGGCCCTGAAATGCCACAAGAATTGCATGAAGTTAAAGAAAAATCACCATTACCCCCTGAAAGTAAAACAGAAAATGCTGTACCCAAACTTGAG gaAAACAGCTCTACTATTATAGTAGATAATGAAGACAGTCAAGACGAAAGTGCGTTATTAACGAAATTAAAAGATAAAGCTCAATTGTTAGAAAGGTTGGGAGGGGAAATACCTTCTGAActccataaaataatatatgacgACTATCAGTCATCAAATAAGTCAAAAGAAAGCTTAGATGCTATAGATAATATTGATGATTTATTGAATGAAATAGAAAAGAAAGAACTTCCAAAGATCAAAGCTAAGAAAAGTGATAAATACATTGATGTTGATGCAAAATCACCAAAAAGCAGGGAAGTCACTCCACCCACCGAAGCCAAACCATTGTTCCCAAGTGTTCAGAATATTAGTGAAGTGAACATACCACATGTGAATGATGATGATCAGAAATCAACAGATAAGagtgaaataattaatgtatcagAGAAAAAAGGAGCCAATCTATACCTAATGAACACAGATGTAACTATGGAAAATACACAAAGGAAGAAACTCAGAATTTCAAACTCGGTATTGCCAGAGCGCATGAGGAACGAAAGTCCTGTATACACGACAAAATACGCGCAAAGCATCGACGGGTTTACCAGCGAGAGAACTGGGTTAGGTTTTAATAAAGAGGACCAAGATGATGAAAGTCCAAAGAATACGACGTCGCACGGAAATACGATATCATATGGGAATGGTCTGACTTTTACTAAAGGAGAGACTTTGAATGAAGAGAAAAGAGATGAGGATTTAGATGATTTGACTGAGTTGGTCGAGGCTAAGCTGAAGTACTTGAACCAGCTGCAGCCATGCATCCTTACTCCGGTGCAAGAGATGCTCATACAGATGcag ACGCTGGCGGGCGCATACCGCGCGGGCGCGCTGTGCGGGCGCTGGTGGCGGCGCCGGGCGcagggcgcggcgcgcgcgctgcgCCACCACgaggccgccgccgcgccgcccggcTGGACCCTCGCCTTCCAGAGGTACGACCCCCACCGACCACCCGACACCACGTCGCATGACGTCTCACCACCTCCCTCCGCGTGCGGCCGCGTCTCCACCTTCCCGACAGACTACGCGTACTGTGTCGACAGCTCTCCCGATGCCGACTACTCGCAGAGTGTCTTTATACTTCGTAACACAATATTTGTGTGTCTAAATTTTATATCCACTGTGATTTTCCTCAgcagtatattatttaattcgatAAATTATATCATTCTCCATTGTTACTTAAAAATCGAATTAACATCACTATACAAATATctcattaatattacaaatcacatattatgt CAAAAACTAGGCATAGTTTTAAGAAGTGATATCAAGAAAGAAGAGGTCGGAGACACAGTGTGGTCGTCGCGCCGGGGACTTG AaagaaatcatttcatttcaattaaattcatgttttttttattacaacacaacaacataatatcaaatataccAGTTATAAgactattttcaaaatataagcTTAAGATGACTTCCGCCGTGAAATTTCAGGACATACGCTTTTCATCTCCACTACCTGTGTATTGTCAATGTGTGTTTGTGCTGCACAGGTCCGAGGGACGGTACCAGTACCGGCGCGAGTCGGACGGGCTGGTGCAGTGGGAGTACCCGGCCGTGGCGGACACTGACATGGACATATGCACCACGCCGCCGCATCCTGGCATCGACGGGAAG GAGGAGGCGCCGCCGCTGCCGTGCTCGCCGGCGCACCTggcgccgcccccgccgccgccgcccgcgcccccgcGCCGGCCGCGCCCCGCGCCGTCGCTggcgccgcccccgccgcccgcgcccccgTCGTGGCGCGCGCagacgccgccgccgccggcgtGGTCGGACCCGCCGCCGCCCGGCTGCGACGACCTGCCGCCTTTGCCCACG GAAAGCAAACGCGAAATAAGTGACGAGCTGATGTCATTCTACAACGACATCGCTGAACTAGAGAAGACCACTTCAGAACCACCCACAGCGTCTAACTCGCGAGAACCAACTCCGCCGTCAATAGAACACAAAGAAAAAGATAAAGACAGAGAGAAGGAGCGGGAGAAAGAAAAGAAGAGAGAAAGAGACAGGCTGAAAGAGAAAGAGAGAGATAGAGAGAAGGACAGAGACAGAAAAGACAAGGAGTCTAAAGTGTCTAAGAAAAAATCGAAG GTTAAAATTTCAACATCAATGGGTTTGAAACACAAGTCCGTGTCGAGTCTAGTGGCGAAGTGGCAACAGGTCGCAGAAGAAATTAATTCTGactag